The following are encoded together in the Bos javanicus breed banteng chromosome X, ARS-OSU_banteng_1.0, whole genome shotgun sequence genome:
- the LOC133242961 gene encoding nuclear RNA export factor 3-like isoform X3: MDNSQQLEPEGMCADRNTVCTAFRDNHTILELFPRLKSLDGQETLSGSKCAVEAPKCLPMYKGSFSGSDQVNSQILQFLQHYYLIHDYGDRQGLLGFYHEEACFFLTIPFHSKDSGLSSMRAHFLDNRNMKMLKDPNPRVQMMKHTKHDIVRALCALPKTQHDFSSFEETMFCFSVSGVFKEVEGISQGCVCAFTRTFTTTPTNFSSLCIVNEELFVREASPSEAQRLHSPSQCLHCRPRSCSASPLSSRKWCGLSPPSVESPPIVSEVTAAFAWSWEGAGRSGRTCITGNAYRKHDGR, encoded by the exons ATGGACAACAGTCAGCAGCTGGAACCAGAAGGGATGTGTGCAGACAGAAATACTGTGTGCACCGCTTTCCGTGATAACCA CACCATCCTGGAATTGTTCCCCAGGTTAAAAAGCTTG GATGGCCAGGAGACACTCTCAGGTTCTAAATGTGCTGTGGAAGCCCCCAAGTGCTTACCAATGTACAAG GGAAGTTTCTCTGGATCTGATCAGGTGAACAGTCAAATCCTGCAATTCCTGCAGCA CTATTACTTGATCCATGACTATGGAGATCGCCAGGGACTGCTGGGCTTTTATCATGAGGAGGCCTGCTTCTTCCTGACCATTCCATTCCACTCCAAGGACTCAGGCTT AAGCAGCATGCGTGCGCACTTCTTGGACAACAGGAATATGAAGATGCTCAAGGACCCCA acCCGCGTGTCCAGATGATGAAACACACAAAACATGACATTGTGCGTGCCCTCTGTGCATTACCCAAAACTCAGCATGACTTCAGCTCCTTTGAG GAAACGATGTTCTGCTTCTCTGTCAGTGGGGTGTTCAAGGAAG TGGAAGGAATTTCTCAGGGCTGTGTCTGTGCCTTCACCCGGACCTTCACCACTACTCCCACCAACTTTTCCAG TCTTTGTATAGTGAATGAAGAGCTGTTTGTAAGGGAAGCCAGTCCCAGTGAAGCTCAGCGTCTGCATTCTCCATCCCAGTGCCTACACTGTCGACCACGTTCATGTTCCGCCTCTCCCCTGAGTAGCAGGAAATGGTGTGGGCTTTCTCCTCCCAGTGTGGAATCACCTCCAATAGTCTCAGAAGTGACTGCTGCGTTTGCATGGAgttgggagggagctgggaggagtGGACGA
- the LOC133242961 gene encoding nuclear RNA export factor 3-like isoform X2: MDNSQQLEPEGMCADRNTVCTAFRDNHTILELFPRLKSLDGQETLSGSKCAVEAPKCLPMYKGSFSGSDQVNSQILQFLQHYYLIHDYGDRQGLLGFYHEEACFFLTIPFHSKDSGLSSMRAHFLDNRNMKMLKDPNPRVQMMKHTKHDIVRALCALPKTQHDFSSFEETMFCFSVSGVFKEVEGISQGCVCAFTRTFTTTPTNFSSLCIVNEELFVREASPSEAQRLHSPSQCLHCRPRSCSASPLSSRKWCGLSPPSVESPPIVSEVTAAFAWSWEGAGRSGRHFSLDKIQKLEICATW, from the exons ATGGACAACAGTCAGCAGCTGGAACCAGAAGGGATGTGTGCAGACAGAAATACTGTGTGCACCGCTTTCCGTGATAACCA CACCATCCTGGAATTGTTCCCCAGGTTAAAAAGCTTG GATGGCCAGGAGACACTCTCAGGTTCTAAATGTGCTGTGGAAGCCCCCAAGTGCTTACCAATGTACAAG GGAAGTTTCTCTGGATCTGATCAGGTGAACAGTCAAATCCTGCAATTCCTGCAGCA CTATTACTTGATCCATGACTATGGAGATCGCCAGGGACTGCTGGGCTTTTATCATGAGGAGGCCTGCTTCTTCCTGACCATTCCATTCCACTCCAAGGACTCAGGCTT AAGCAGCATGCGTGCGCACTTCTTGGACAACAGGAATATGAAGATGCTCAAGGACCCCA acCCGCGTGTCCAGATGATGAAACACACAAAACATGACATTGTGCGTGCCCTCTGTGCATTACCCAAAACTCAGCATGACTTCAGCTCCTTTGAG GAAACGATGTTCTGCTTCTCTGTCAGTGGGGTGTTCAAGGAAG TGGAAGGAATTTCTCAGGGCTGTGTCTGTGCCTTCACCCGGACCTTCACCACTACTCCCACCAACTTTTCCAG TCTTTGTATAGTGAATGAAGAGCTGTTTGTAAGGGAAGCCAGTCCCAGTGAAGCTCAGCGTCTGCATTCTCCATCCCAGTGCCTACACTGTCGACCACGTTCATGTTCCGCCTCTCCCCTGAGTAGCAGGAAATGGTGTGGGCTTTCTCCTCCCAGTGTGGAATCACCTCCAATAGTCTCAGAAGTGACTGCTGCGTTTGCATGGAgttgggagggagctgggaggagtGGACGA
- the LOC133242961 gene encoding nuclear RNA export factor 3-like isoform X1 codes for MDNSQQLEPEGMCADRNTVCTAFRDNHTILELFPRLKSLDGQETLSGSKCAVEAPKCLPMYKGSFSGSDQVNSQILQFLQHYYLIHDYGDRQGLLGFYHEEACFFLTIPFHSKDSGLSSMRAHFLDNRNMKMLKDPNPRVQMMKHTKHDIVRALCALPKTQHDFSSFEETMFCFSVSGVFKEVEGISQGCVCAFTRTFTTTPTNFSSLCIVNEELFVREASPSEAQRLHSPSQCLHCRPRSCSASPLSSRKWCGLSPPSVESPPIVSEVTAAFAWSWEGAGRSGRKMRSHREREKRKPETETKRKRGMWLDGEVKSKD; via the exons ATGGACAACAGTCAGCAGCTGGAACCAGAAGGGATGTGTGCAGACAGAAATACTGTGTGCACCGCTTTCCGTGATAACCA CACCATCCTGGAATTGTTCCCCAGGTTAAAAAGCTTG GATGGCCAGGAGACACTCTCAGGTTCTAAATGTGCTGTGGAAGCCCCCAAGTGCTTACCAATGTACAAG GGAAGTTTCTCTGGATCTGATCAGGTGAACAGTCAAATCCTGCAATTCCTGCAGCA CTATTACTTGATCCATGACTATGGAGATCGCCAGGGACTGCTGGGCTTTTATCATGAGGAGGCCTGCTTCTTCCTGACCATTCCATTCCACTCCAAGGACTCAGGCTT AAGCAGCATGCGTGCGCACTTCTTGGACAACAGGAATATGAAGATGCTCAAGGACCCCA acCCGCGTGTCCAGATGATGAAACACACAAAACATGACATTGTGCGTGCCCTCTGTGCATTACCCAAAACTCAGCATGACTTCAGCTCCTTTGAG GAAACGATGTTCTGCTTCTCTGTCAGTGGGGTGTTCAAGGAAG TGGAAGGAATTTCTCAGGGCTGTGTCTGTGCCTTCACCCGGACCTTCACCACTACTCCCACCAACTTTTCCAG TCTTTGTATAGTGAATGAAGAGCTGTTTGTAAGGGAAGCCAGTCCCAGTGAAGCTCAGCGTCTGCATTCTCCATCCCAGTGCCTACACTGTCGACCACGTTCATGTTCCGCCTCTCCCCTGAGTAGCAGGAAATGGTGTGGGCTTTCTCCTCCCAGTGTGGAATCACCTCCAATAGTCTCAGAAGTGACTGCTGCGTTTGCATGGAgttgggagggagctgggaggagtGGACGA AAAATGAGATCTCAtcgtgagagagagaaaaggaaaccagagACAGAAACGAAGAGAAAGAGAGGCATGTGGCTGGATGGGGAAGTGAAGTCCAAGGATTGA
- the LOC133242961 gene encoding nuclear RNA export factor 3-like isoform X4, with protein MYKGSFSGSDQVNSQILQFLQHYYLIHDYGDRQGLLGFYHEEACFFLTIPFHSKDSGLSSMRAHFLDNRNMKMLKDPNPRVQMMKHTKHDIVRALCALPKTQHDFSSFEETMFCFSVSGVFKEVEGISQGCVCAFTRTFTTTPTNFSSLCIVNEELFVREASPSEAQRLHSPSQCLHCRPRSCSASPLSSRKWCGLSPPSVESPPIVSEVTAAFAWSWEGAGRSGRKMRSHREREKRKPETETKRKRGMWLDGEVKSKD; from the exons ATGTACAAG GGAAGTTTCTCTGGATCTGATCAGGTGAACAGTCAAATCCTGCAATTCCTGCAGCA CTATTACTTGATCCATGACTATGGAGATCGCCAGGGACTGCTGGGCTTTTATCATGAGGAGGCCTGCTTCTTCCTGACCATTCCATTCCACTCCAAGGACTCAGGCTT AAGCAGCATGCGTGCGCACTTCTTGGACAACAGGAATATGAAGATGCTCAAGGACCCCA acCCGCGTGTCCAGATGATGAAACACACAAAACATGACATTGTGCGTGCCCTCTGTGCATTACCCAAAACTCAGCATGACTTCAGCTCCTTTGAG GAAACGATGTTCTGCTTCTCTGTCAGTGGGGTGTTCAAGGAAG TGGAAGGAATTTCTCAGGGCTGTGTCTGTGCCTTCACCCGGACCTTCACCACTACTCCCACCAACTTTTCCAG TCTTTGTATAGTGAATGAAGAGCTGTTTGTAAGGGAAGCCAGTCCCAGTGAAGCTCAGCGTCTGCATTCTCCATCCCAGTGCCTACACTGTCGACCACGTTCATGTTCCGCCTCTCCCCTGAGTAGCAGGAAATGGTGTGGGCTTTCTCCTCCCAGTGTGGAATCACCTCCAATAGTCTCAGAAGTGACTGCTGCGTTTGCATGGAgttgggagggagctgggaggagtGGACGA AAAATGAGATCTCAtcgtgagagagagaaaaggaaaccagagACAGAAACGAAGAGAAAGAGAGGCATGTGGCTGGATGGGGAAGTGAAGTCCAAGGATTGA